Part of the Methylophaga nitratireducenticrescens genome is shown below.
ACTGCGTCGCATGGTGCGGGATAGTAAAGGTAATTTTGTTGGTGGTGGCGATCCTATTCGCCCGGCAAAAGCTGGCGAAAACATCCAGTTAAGTATCGATTTGCGTTTGCAGTATCTGAGCTACAACGCTTTGAAAAATGCTGTGGAAAAGAATGGGGCAAAATCAGGATCAGCCGTTATTCTTGATGTACAGACCGGTGAAGTTCTGGCGATGGTGAACCAACCTGCGTTTAATCCGAACAACCGCTACGGTGTCAGTTCTAACGATTTACGTAATCGGGCTGTCACCGATTTATTTGAACCGGGTTCAACGGTGAAACCATTCACTATTGTCAGTGGATTGAAATCGGGAAAATTTGATCTCGATACGATGATCAATACGCACCCCGGTACCTTTAGAGTGAGTGGGCATACTATTCGTGATTTTCGTGATTACGGTATCATCGATCTGGCTACCTCGATTCAAAAATCAAGCAATGTCGCGGCCAGTAAAATTGCTCTGGAATTAGACCCTATGGACCTATGGCAGGATTTTGCCAGTTTTGGTATGGGCGTTGATAGTGGTGCTTATTTTCCTGGCGAGGCGATGGGACGTTTACCTGATCCAAGATCATGGCGCACTCTTGATCGTGCCACGTTAGCCTATGGTTATGGCCTGGCCACCAATACATTACAACTTGCCAGAGCCTATACCATTATTGGCAATGGCGGCATCATGCGTGACGTCACCTTTATCAAGCAGGATAAAACACCCAAGGGGCGTCGCGTATTTTCTAAAGACTTGATGGAAACCGTTCGCGGCATGATGGAATTGGTCGTGCTTCCAGGTGGGACAGCCCAGCGGGCGGCAGTACCAAATTATAGTGTTGCCGCAAAAACCGGCACTGTTAAAAAAGCTATGGCGGGCGGGTATACCGAGAGTGAGTATCAATCACTGTTTGCTGGTTTGATACCGGCCAAAAATCCTCGCTTGGCAATGGTGGTGGTGATTGATGAACCAACAGGCGAAGAGTATTACGGTGGTGCAGTAGCCGCACCGGTATTTGCTGATGTCATGGTGGGTGCCATGCGATTACTGAATATTGCACCTGATGCACTTCCGCAAACGCAATTACAGGTGGCGCATCAATGAACTATCAAATGCGTCTTATTGATTTAATGCAGCTTGTGGATAGTGACACGGTGTCGACAACAGTGGTCACCGGCCTCAGTCTGGATAGCCGTCGACTCAAGTCAGGAGATTTGTTTTTTGCCTTAGCTACGGATTTAGAAATCCGAGCCCAACATATCAAGCAGGCAGCTACAGCCGAAATTGCAGCTGTTTGCTATTCAGCAGAAGCACCTTTGAACCCGGAGCAGAGAAAAAATCTGCAAAAACGGCAAATAGAGATGGTTGCTGTTGATGATTTAAAGGAGCAAACCGCTCGCCTGGCCGCGGCATTCTATCAATATCCTTCTGCAACGATGACTGTGATAGCGGTAACCGGTACCAATGGTAAAACCTCTGTCACCCAGTTTATCGCTCAGGCACTGGAAAACGCCGGTCAACCTTGTGGTGTGATAGGAACATTGGGCAGTGGAAGAATAACTGAGATAAAAGATCACGGCATGACCACGCCGGATCCCGTCCGTTTACAAGCAATGCTTGCCGAAATGCGTGACAGTGGAATTCGGTACGTCGCTGTTGAAGCATCCTCACATGCTTTGGAACAGGGACGACTGAATTTTGTGGATATTAACTATGCCGTATTGACCAATTTAAGTCGGGATCATCTTGATTATCACCAGAATATGGAAGAATACGCGGCGGCAAAACAACGTTTATTTGATTTTGCGTCACTAGAGGCTGCAGTAGTAAATGCTGACGATGACTTTGGTCAGCAGATATTGTCTTTACTCAATAACAATCAGATTACCAGTGTGGAGTATAGCTGCCGCAATTCCAAAGCCAGCCTGTTTGCCAGTGATATTCAGCCGACAACGAATGGTTTGCAATTCAATTTACATAATGCACAGCAAACATTGGCCATTCAAACCCGGTTACTGGGCAGATTCAATGTCGAAAATCTATTGGCAACCGCCGGTGTACTTGCGTTAGTTGGTTGGTCAACGAGTGAAATTGCAGACGGATTAAATCAATTAACCAGTGTAAATGGACGTATGCAACTGTTGGCGAGCAGTCTGCAGCCGTCAGTCGTGATTGATTTTGCCCATACCCCGGACGCATTGGAAAAAGCCTTGCTGGGCATGCGTCAGCATATGGATAGCAGTTCAAAACTCTGGTGTGTATTTGGTTGTGGCGGTGAGCGCGACAAAGGCAAACGGCCATTGATGGGGAAAACCGTCAGTGAGTTGGCCGACAAACTGGTCGTTACCGATGACAATCCGCGTGGTGAGAAAAGTATGGAAATCATCGAGCAGATCCTGACTGGTTGCCACAAGCAAGCAGATATTCATATTGAAGCCGATAGAAAGCTAGCGATCGAATACGCCATTATCGATTCAGCTCTTGATGACATGGTCCTTATCGCCGGAAAAGGCCATGAACAATTTCAGGAAGTGGCTGGCGTAAAAACACCTTTTAATGATAACGAGATAGCGATGCAGGCCATACAAAAACGTCACTCAGCAACAAGGGTAACCTTATGACCACTATTCATCTGAGCAAAATTGCTGAGCAACTGAACGCCGAGTTACAAGGCGAGGATGCCGTGATGACAGGCAGCAAGATTGATAGCCGTCAGATTGAAAACGGTGATTTGTTTGTTGCCCTGTCCGGCGAGAATATGGATGGCCATGATTTTATAGAACAGGCACGTTTGGCGGGTGCAAGTGGTGCATTAGTTAATCGGTATATTGCCAATGAACTGCCTCAGATTGTGGTTGAGGATGTCACCAAAGCCTATGGAGCTATTGCGAGACTATGGCGGGAAAACAGTCATGCAAAAGTTGTCGCGGTAACAGGGAGTAACGGTAAAACCACGCTTAAGGAAATGATTTCATCCATTCTGGCGCAATGCGGCAATGTTTTGGCTACAAAAGGAAATCTGAATAATAATCTTGGGGTTCCGCTGACCCTGACACGCCTTAATGATAGCTACGATTATGCGGTTATCGAAATGGGCGCTAATCATTCAGGTGAAATCGCCACGCTGGTTGCCATGGCTGAGCCGGATGTGGCTGTAATCAATAATGTCGGCGCAGCTCATCTGGAAGGTTTTGGTTCATTGCAGGGTGTGGCTGAAGCAAAAGGTGAAATCTATGCCGGCCTGAAAGCGGATGGTATTGGCGTGATCAATGCGGATATGCCTTATGGTGATTTATGGAAACATATGCTTGGAGCCCGTCAACGAATCAGTTTCGGCCTGCAGCAACCAGCCGATATTGCTGCATTAGACCTACAACTGTCGATTACCGGGTGCCATTTTATGGTGAGATTGGATGATGTTTGCCATTTTATTGTTTTACCCCTTCCGGGCATCCATAACGTCAGTAATGCTTTAGCAGCAATTGCGGTTTGTTCAGCGCTAAACATTGAGCCGGAAGCAATTGTTAAAGGTTTGGCTGCAATCAAAGCTGTTCCACATCGCTTGCAGTTACGCGAAGCGGTTAATAACGCATTAGTGATTGATGATACCTACAATGCCAATCCCGGATCGTTTCGTCAGGCCCTGCATACCTTGATGCAGTTCCCAGGGGAACATTGGCTGGTGCTGGGTGATTTCGGCGAGCTCGGACCGGAGAGTACTACCATTCATCAACAGTTAGGTCGTGATGCGCTGGCAGCTGGTGTGAAACGGTTGTTTACCATTGGGCAGCAAAGCCAGCTGGCCTCGGCAGAGTTTGCTGATAATGCACAGCATTTCAATGAGCTGTCAGAGTTGGAAGCGGAATTGAAAAATGCCCTGAATAAAGATGTGGCGTGCTTGATTAAAGGCTCACGCTTTATGAAGCTGGATAAGCTGGCGGATGCACTGGCCGTTGGAGGAGAAGCCTGATGCTGTTAATACTGAGTGACTATCTGAGCCAGTATTACACCGGCTTTAATGTCTTTCAATATCTGACATTACGGGCCATTTTAGGGGTAATGACCGCATTGGGAATTGCCTTGATTGTTGGTCCTACGATGATTCGGCATCTCAGTTTCAGACAGATTGGCCAGGTGGTCAGAAATGACGGACCTGAATCCCATATCAGTAAAACAGGTACGCCCACGATGGGCGGATCTTTAATACTGGTTGCAATTGCCGTCAGTACCCTACTGTGGGCTGATCTGACAAATCGTTACGTTTGGGTTGTGTTACTGGTCACGCTGCTGTTTGGCACAATTGGTTTTGTTGATGATTACATCAAGCTGGTTCGTCAGGATCCCAAGGGACTATTGAGCCGTTATAAATATTTCTGGCAATCAGTCGTCGGTTTGGGGGCAGCCATATTTCTGTATATGACTGTACAGACACCCGCTGAAACGCAGCTCATCGTGCCATTTTTTAAAGAAATCATTATCCCTCTGGGTGCATGGTATCTACTGGTGGTCTATTTGGTCATAGTTGGCAGCAGTAATGCTGTGAATCTGACAGATGGCCTCGATGGTTTAGCGATTATGCCTACGGTAATGGTTGCGGCAGCTTTAGGGTTATTCAGTTATGTTGCAGGGCACTTTGAGTTTGCCCATTATCTGCAAATTCCACATATCCCTGGGGCCGGTGAATTAACCGTATTCTGTGCCGCAATGGTGGGTGCCGGATTGGGATTCCTCTGGTTTAACACCTATCCCGCTCAGGTATTTATGGGGGATGTCGGTGCACTGGCATTAGGTGCCGCTTTGGGGACCGTAGCCGTTCTGGTTCGTCAGGAATTGGTATTGCTGATTATGGGCGGGGTATTTGTCATTGAAACTCTGTCAGTAATGATTCAGGTGGCTTCCTATAAATTACGTGGCAAGCGAGTGTTCCTGATGGCACCAATTCATCATCACTATGAATTAAAAGGCTGGCCTGAACCCCGCATTATTGTTCGATTTTGGATCATCACCGTATTTCTGGTGCTGGTCGGTTTAGCGACGTTGAAAATACGATGACAGCAGAATTACAGCAACATAGTTCTCATTACAGCCTGATCATTGGACTTGGGCAGACAGGATTGTCATGCGCGCGTTTTTTATTGCAGCAGGGTAATGCTGTGGCGGTAATTGATAGCAGTGAAAAACCTGCCTGTCTGAATGCACTGCAAAAAGACTATCCGGAAGTTGTGGTGAAAACAGGTGGTATCCCTGCCGATTGGTTAATGCGAGCTGACAGCATTGTCTTGAGCCCTGGCGTTGATCCGCGTTTACCTCAGATCAGACAGGCCGCTGAAGCCGGTATCGAGATTATTGGTGATATTGAGTTATTTGCCCGTCATGCCAACGCCCCCATCATTGCCATTACCGGTTCGAATGGCAAAAGTACCGTCACAACCTTAGTCGGTTTAATGGCACAAAGGGCTGATAAAAAAGTCGCTGTTGGCGGTAATCTTGGTACACCGGCATTGGACTTGCTGACTGATCCTGCTCCAGATTTCTATGTGCTTGAGTTATCCAGTTTTCAGATGGAAACAGTGCATTCTATGAATGCATTTGCTTCAGTGATACTCAATGTCAGCCCCGATCATCTGGATCGCTATGATTCCATCGAAGATTACCAACGTGCTAAACAAAAGGTTTATCACGGTACGGGAGTCATGGTGATAAATCGAGATGATCCTATTGTTTCTGCAATGGCGGTAGCTGGACGGGATCAGCTTGGTTTCAGTCTGCATGAATCAACCGGATATGAATTTGGTGTCCTGACCCAGAGGGGACATCTCTGGCTGGCTGAAGGCGATACGCCGTTAATGCTGGTCAGCGATATGAAAATTGCCGGTAGCCATAATATTGCCAATGCATTGGCAGCATTAGCTCTGGGCTCTGTAATGGGCCTGCCGATGGATGCCATGTTAAAAGCCTTAAAAGAATTCAAAGGGCTGCCACATCGCTGTCGGTTTGTACGCGAATTACACGGAGTACGCTGGTTTAATGATTCTAAAGCCACTAACGTTGGCGCCAGTATCGCTGCAATAGAGGGTCTTGCTGAGAATGGCAAGATTGTTTTGATTGCGGGTGGTGTAGGCAAAGGACAGAATTTTGCGCCGTTAAGCCCTATCCTGAATAACTATGTCTGCACTATCGTATTGATTGGTCAATCTGCTGAAGAATTAGCCAGACATGTACCGGAAACAGTTCAGATCCATTTTGCAGCAGATATGAAATCTGCGGTTCAGGCGGCAAATAATTCTGCACAAACGGGTCAGCAAGTACTGTTGTCGCCTGCCTGCGCAAGTTTTGATCAGTTTGCTAATTACGCTGATCGTGGCGACCACTTTGAGCAAGCTGTGAGGGAGTTGGCGGCATGAGTCGTGTAAGCACCTACTTCGATTCAAAGCTTTTAATGGCCACATTGGCCTTGCTATTGATTGGTCTGATTATGGTGTGTTCAGCTTCCATTACCATTGCTGAAAACAAAACCGGGCAACCGTTATATTTCTTTATCAGGCAACTGGCGTTTGCTGGGCTCGGATTGTTTTTTGCCTGGTGTGTGATGTCGATAAGATTGTCGCATTGGCAGCAAATGGCTCCGATGTTGTTGATGGTTGGTGTTGGTTTACTGGTATTGGTTTTGATTCCTGGTATCGGCCGAGAAGTGAACGGTAGTTCACGCTGGTTACCCTTGGGGCCGGTCAATCTTCAGGTAGCTGAACTGATTAAATTGTTTGCCATTATTTATGTGGCGGACTATCTGCAACGCCATCATGGACAACTGAACACGTCGTTACTAAAAGTCTTGTCTCCATTACTGCTGTTGAGCGTAGCAGCTGTATTACTGTTGTTGCAGCCCGATATGGGCTCCATCGTCGTCATTTTGTCCACCGTGCTGGTGATGATGTTTCTGGGCGGTGCCAGATTAGACGTATTTATTGGCTTGATCGCCATTCTGGCAGGGTTGTTTACCCTGATGGTCTGGGTGGCACCTTACCGTCTGCAACGCCTGCAAAGTTTTATGGATCCATGGGCCGATCCGTTTGGTAGCGGTTTCCAGTTAACACAAGCACTAATTGCATTTGGTCGGGGAGATTGGCTTGGAGTGGGCTTAGGCAGCAGCATGCAAAAACTGTTTTATCTGCCTGAAGCACATACTGACTTTTTATTCTCGATTCTGGCAGAAGAGCTAGGGTTAATAGGTGCTGTGGCAGTCATCGCTTTGTTTCTGATCATGATTTGGCGAGCATTGGCGATAGGCCGTGCTGCAGAAGAAGCAGGTCAATTATTCGGCGCACAAATCGCCTATGGCATTTCGGTGTGGCTGGGGTTACAGGCTTGCGTCAATATAGGCGTCAATATGGGTGTGTTTCCCACGAAAGGCCTTACATTGCCATTGATGAGTTATGGCGGTAGTAGTCTGGTAATCGTTTGTATCGCGATTGGTCTGTTATTACGAGTGGATCTGGAAACCCGTCAACCTGAAAAAGCATCAGCGAGGGTCAAACGATGACTCGCGTATTAATTATGGCAGGTGGTACTGGCGGACATGTTTTTCCAGCATTAGCCGTGGCCGAAGAATTGCGTACTCGTTCGGTCGATGTTGAGTGGATTGGCACAGAGCGTGGTATTGAATCTCGGTTGGTACCAGCAGCTGCTTTCAAACTAAATTTAATTCCGATTAAAGGCTTACGTGGTAATGGCATTTTCGGTTGGCTGGTAGCACCGTTCAGAATTTTACGTGCAGTACTCGAATCCAGAAAAGTGATTAAACGGTTTCAGCCTGATGTGGTGATCGGCCTCGGAGGTTTTGCTTCAGGCCCAGGTGGCCTAGCAGCATGGCTCTCCGGCAAACCTTTATTGATACATGAACAAAATGCTATTGCCGGCATGACGAATCGCTTACTGGCAAAAATTGCCAAGCAGGTTTTACAGGGATTTGAAAACAGTTTTGTCAGCAGCAAAAAAACTAGATGGGTTGGCAATCCGGTAAGAAAAGAAATTGAACAGTTACCTGAGCCACAGATTCGTTATCAGGCAAGGGCTCAGAAACCCTTAAAATTGTTGGTGTTAGGAGGCAGCCTGGGAGCAAAAAGTTTAAATCAGGTTGTACCGCAGACGCTGGCACTACTTGGAAAAGAACACATAGTTAACGTCCTTCATCAATGTGGTGAAAAGCATTTGGCTGACTGTCAGCATGCCTATGAACAGGCAGGTGTTTCGGGAACTGTCACCCAGTTTATTGACGATATGTCGAAAGCCTATGGCGAGGCAGATTTGATTATTTGCCGGGCAGGTGCACTAACCGTGGCCGAAGTCGCGGCAACAGGTATCGCAGCAATTCTGGTGCCGTATCCGTATGCAGTAGATGACCACCAGACTCACAATGCACAGGCATTAAAAGACGCAGGTGCTGCATTACTGATAGCCGACTCAGCACTTAACGCAGAAGATCTGGCAGCAGTAATACGGCCATTACTAGAAAACCGAAAACAATTGGAACAAATGGCAATACAGGCAAGAACATTGGCAAACCCCGGAACAGCAATTCAGATAGCAGATATCTGTCTGGAGTGGGCACATGGCTAAATTAACCTCAGCAATGCAAAGTCGGGTCAAACATATCCATTTCATCGGTATTGGTGGCGTGGGAATGGGCGGTATTGCCGAAGTACTGCTCAATCTGGGCTACCAGGTCAGTGGTTCGGATTTGAATGAGAACAGTTTGATTCAGCACCTGCGTCAGCTTGGGGCCAACATCATGATTGGTCATGACGCGGCATACCTGAAAGGT
Proteins encoded:
- the murD gene encoding UDP-N-acetylmuramoyl-L-alanine--D-glutamate ligase, which translates into the protein MTAELQQHSSHYSLIIGLGQTGLSCARFLLQQGNAVAVIDSSEKPACLNALQKDYPEVVVKTGGIPADWLMRADSIVLSPGVDPRLPQIRQAAEAGIEIIGDIELFARHANAPIIAITGSNGKSTVTTLVGLMAQRADKKVAVGGNLGTPALDLLTDPAPDFYVLELSSFQMETVHSMNAFASVILNVSPDHLDRYDSIEDYQRAKQKVYHGTGVMVINRDDPIVSAMAVAGRDQLGFSLHESTGYEFGVLTQRGHLWLAEGDTPLMLVSDMKIAGSHNIANALAALALGSVMGLPMDAMLKALKEFKGLPHRCRFVRELHGVRWFNDSKATNVGASIAAIEGLAENGKIVLIAGGVGKGQNFAPLSPILNNYVCTIVLIGQSAEELARHVPETVQIHFAADMKSAVQAANNSAQTGQQVLLSPACASFDQFANYADRGDHFEQAVRELAA
- a CDS encoding peptidoglycan D,D-transpeptidase FtsI family protein, which translates into the protein MSRRKQNGFQQTGSWRLNLVRLSFILIGLGLLWRLVDIQVLNPDFLRNQGDARHLRNVPIVAHRGMILDRHGEPLAISTPVHSVWLNPQVTDAEDPKLTKLASILGIDANNIRERIYQNPEREFLYLRRRVKPEISDQVKQLKLGGVSLQREYKRYYPTGEVTAHVVGFTNIDDVGQEGLELTYEPLLTGVPGLRRMVRDSKGNFVGGGDPIRPAKAGENIQLSIDLRLQYLSYNALKNAVEKNGAKSGSAVILDVQTGEVLAMVNQPAFNPNNRYGVSSNDLRNRAVTDLFEPGSTVKPFTIVSGLKSGKFDLDTMINTHPGTFRVSGHTIRDFRDYGIIDLATSIQKSSNVAASKIALELDPMDLWQDFASFGMGVDSGAYFPGEAMGRLPDPRSWRTLDRATLAYGYGLATNTLQLARAYTIIGNGGIMRDVTFIKQDKTPKGRRVFSKDLMETVRGMMELVVLPGGTAQRAAVPNYSVAAKTGTVKKAMAGGYTESEYQSLFAGLIPAKNPRLAMVVVIDEPTGEEYYGGAVAAPVFADVMVGAMRLLNIAPDALPQTQLQVAHQ
- the mraY gene encoding phospho-N-acetylmuramoyl-pentapeptide-transferase — its product is MLLILSDYLSQYYTGFNVFQYLTLRAILGVMTALGIALIVGPTMIRHLSFRQIGQVVRNDGPESHISKTGTPTMGGSLILVAIAVSTLLWADLTNRYVWVVLLVTLLFGTIGFVDDYIKLVRQDPKGLLSRYKYFWQSVVGLGAAIFLYMTVQTPAETQLIVPFFKEIIIPLGAWYLLVVYLVIVGSSNAVNLTDGLDGLAIMPTVMVAAALGLFSYVAGHFEFAHYLQIPHIPGAGELTVFCAAMVGAGLGFLWFNTYPAQVFMGDVGALALGAALGTVAVLVRQELVLLIMGGVFVIETLSVMIQVASYKLRGKRVFLMAPIHHHYELKGWPEPRIIVRFWIITVFLVLVGLATLKIR
- a CDS encoding UDP-N-acetylmuramoyl-tripeptide--D-alanyl-D-alanine ligase, with amino-acid sequence MTTIHLSKIAEQLNAELQGEDAVMTGSKIDSRQIENGDLFVALSGENMDGHDFIEQARLAGASGALVNRYIANELPQIVVEDVTKAYGAIARLWRENSHAKVVAVTGSNGKTTLKEMISSILAQCGNVLATKGNLNNNLGVPLTLTRLNDSYDYAVIEMGANHSGEIATLVAMAEPDVAVINNVGAAHLEGFGSLQGVAEAKGEIYAGLKADGIGVINADMPYGDLWKHMLGARQRISFGLQQPADIAALDLQLSITGCHFMVRLDDVCHFIVLPLPGIHNVSNALAAIAVCSALNIEPEAIVKGLAAIKAVPHRLQLREAVNNALVIDDTYNANPGSFRQALHTLMQFPGEHWLVLGDFGELGPESTTIHQQLGRDALAAGVKRLFTIGQQSQLASAEFADNAQHFNELSELEAELKNALNKDVACLIKGSRFMKLDKLADALAVGGEA
- the murG gene encoding undecaprenyldiphospho-muramoylpentapeptide beta-N-acetylglucosaminyltransferase, with translation MTRVLIMAGGTGGHVFPALAVAEELRTRSVDVEWIGTERGIESRLVPAAAFKLNLIPIKGLRGNGIFGWLVAPFRILRAVLESRKVIKRFQPDVVIGLGGFASGPGGLAAWLSGKPLLIHEQNAIAGMTNRLLAKIAKQVLQGFENSFVSSKKTRWVGNPVRKEIEQLPEPQIRYQARAQKPLKLLVLGGSLGAKSLNQVVPQTLALLGKEHIVNVLHQCGEKHLADCQHAYEQAGVSGTVTQFIDDMSKAYGEADLIICRAGALTVAEVAATGIAAILVPYPYAVDDHQTHNAQALKDAGAALLIADSALNAEDLAAVIRPLLENRKQLEQMAIQARTLANPGTAIQIADICLEWAHG
- the ftsW gene encoding putative lipid II flippase FtsW, producing the protein MSRVSTYFDSKLLMATLALLLIGLIMVCSASITIAENKTGQPLYFFIRQLAFAGLGLFFAWCVMSIRLSHWQQMAPMLLMVGVGLLVLVLIPGIGREVNGSSRWLPLGPVNLQVAELIKLFAIIYVADYLQRHHGQLNTSLLKVLSPLLLLSVAAVLLLLQPDMGSIVVILSTVLVMMFLGGARLDVFIGLIAILAGLFTLMVWVAPYRLQRLQSFMDPWADPFGSGFQLTQALIAFGRGDWLGVGLGSSMQKLFYLPEAHTDFLFSILAEELGLIGAVAVIALFLIMIWRALAIGRAAEEAGQLFGAQIAYGISVWLGLQACVNIGVNMGVFPTKGLTLPLMSYGGSSLVIVCIAIGLLLRVDLETRQPEKASARVKR
- a CDS encoding UDP-N-acetylmuramoyl-L-alanyl-D-glutamate--2,6-diaminopimelate ligase; the protein is MNYQMRLIDLMQLVDSDTVSTTVVTGLSLDSRRLKSGDLFFALATDLEIRAQHIKQAATAEIAAVCYSAEAPLNPEQRKNLQKRQIEMVAVDDLKEQTARLAAAFYQYPSATMTVIAVTGTNGKTSVTQFIAQALENAGQPCGVIGTLGSGRITEIKDHGMTTPDPVRLQAMLAEMRDSGIRYVAVEASSHALEQGRLNFVDINYAVLTNLSRDHLDYHQNMEEYAAAKQRLFDFASLEAAVVNADDDFGQQILSLLNNNQITSVEYSCRNSKASLFASDIQPTTNGLQFNLHNAQQTLAIQTRLLGRFNVENLLATAGVLALVGWSTSEIADGLNQLTSVNGRMQLLASSLQPSVVIDFAHTPDALEKALLGMRQHMDSSSKLWCVFGCGGERDKGKRPLMGKTVSELADKLVVTDDNPRGEKSMEIIEQILTGCHKQADIHIEADRKLAIEYAIIDSALDDMVLIAGKGHEQFQEVAGVKTPFNDNEIAMQAIQKRHSATRVTL